One genomic window of Pseudomonadota bacterium includes the following:
- a CDS encoding CoA ester lyase, producing MTANRTWMFAPGNHPRKVEKVFQVGADVVILDLEDAVAAAEKAATRDVVVAALQAPRPCRGYIRVNSTDTAWCFRDVFETLGAWLDGFVLPKVESPEQLQTIDWLMQSLERERGIEPGTLDLMPIVETALGITNLEAICDSGTRVRRLAFGAGDYHHDIACEWTPEETALADARSRLVRVSRAAGLEPPIDTVVIHINDDERLRASAQRGREYGFQGKLVIHPRQVDACNEIFSPKEAEVAHARSVIAAFERAEAAGSASIQLDGYFIDYPIVERAKRIVALADATSAER from the coding sequence ATGACGGCAAACAGAACCTGGATGTTCGCCCCCGGCAATCATCCGCGTAAGGTGGAGAAGGTGTTCCAGGTGGGGGCGGACGTCGTCATCCTCGACCTCGAGGATGCGGTGGCCGCGGCCGAGAAGGCGGCCACCCGCGACGTCGTGGTGGCAGCCCTGCAGGCGCCGCGTCCCTGCCGCGGCTACATCCGCGTCAACAGCACGGACACGGCGTGGTGCTTCCGCGATGTGTTCGAGACGCTGGGCGCCTGGCTCGACGGGTTCGTCTTGCCCAAGGTGGAATCCCCGGAGCAGTTGCAGACCATCGACTGGCTCATGCAGTCGCTCGAGCGCGAACGCGGCATCGAACCGGGTACCCTCGATCTCATGCCGATCGTGGAGACGGCGCTGGGTATTACCAACCTCGAGGCCATCTGCGATTCCGGCACACGGGTGCGACGGCTGGCCTTCGGTGCCGGTGACTACCACCACGACATCGCGTGCGAGTGGACGCCGGAGGAGACCGCGCTGGCGGACGCGCGATCTCGCCTCGTGCGCGTGTCGCGGGCGGCGGGCCTGGAGCCGCCGATCGACACGGTGGTCATCCACATCAACGACGATGAGCGCCTGCGTGCGTCCGCCCAGCGCGGGCGTGAGTACGGATTCCAAGGCAAGCTCGTGATCCATCCGAGGCAGGTGGATGCGTGCAACGAGATCTTCTCGCCGAAGGAGGCCGAAGTGGCCCACGCGCGGTCGGTGATCGCAGCCTTCGAGCGCGCCGAGGCGGCGGGCTCGGCGTCGATTCAGCTGGACGGGTATTTCATCGACTACCCGATCGTGGAGCGCGCCAAGCGCATCGTCGCCCTGGCCGACGCCACCAGCGCCGAGCGCTAG